Proteins encoded by one window of Culicoides brevitarsis isolate CSIRO-B50_1 chromosome 2, AGI_CSIRO_Cbre_v1, whole genome shotgun sequence:
- the LOC134830320 gene encoding cysteine-rich with EGF-like domain protein 2: protein MNFLIFSIFLLECIFLLNPAFAQQLPPKNLVESKKERLKAEKLPPCKACTTLVKSFELGMEKTSRGKYEGGDTAYEEEKMGKYAYSEVRLVEIHEQLCTDVTRGRDQCHALVEEWEELIEEWWKKQAELPGLYEFLCIQRGEVCCPVGHFGPECLPCSECHGNGVCKGNGTRKGNGKCLCDAGYAGESCLECDKGYYESFKDDSKLLCSKCHMACTDEGCKGAGSKNCVNCKDGWIRDNEGNCIDIDECNRKNSPCKSNQFCVNNEGSFSCLECDRSCDGCHGDGPDLCLKCAEGYELKDGLCTDLTSERRNTYANYMRYVTYGGLAVATCIIFQNSPSIAAIIGLAVAAYISFAEYWLAKTATNKNEQLLEM, encoded by the coding sequence ATGAATTTTCTCATCTTCTCCATCTTCCTTCTGGAATGCATTTTTCTGCTGAATCCCGCATTTGCTCAACAACTACCTCCCAAAAACCTCGTGGAAAGCAAAAAAGAAAGACTGAAAGCGGAAAAATTGCCGCCATGCAAGGCGTGCACGACACTCGTCAAGTCCTTCGAGCTCGGCATGGAAAAAACGAGTCGCGGCAAGTACGAAGGCGGCGACACGGCCTACGAGGAAGAGAAAATGGGCAAATACGCGTACAGCGAAGTGCGACTTGTGGAAATTCACGAGCAGTTGTGCACGGATGTGACGCGTGGGCGGGATCAGTGTCATGCCTTGGTCGAGGAATGGGAAGAGCTCATCGAGGAATGGTGGAAAAAACAAGCAGAGCTGCCCGGattgtatgaatttttgtgCATTCAACGGGGAGAAGTTTGTTGCCCGGTCGGGCATTTCGGACCTGAGTGTCTTCCGTGCTCCGAGTGTCACGGAAATGGCGTTTGCAAGGGCAACGGGACTCGAAAAGGGAACGGAAAGTGTCTCTGTGACGCTGGATACGCCGGAGAATCATGTCTCGAGTGCGATAAAGGCTATTACGAGTCATTCAAAGACGATTCGAAACTTCTTTGCAGTAAATGTCACATGGCATGTACGGATGAAGGCTGCAAAGGCGCCGGATCGAAAAATTGCGTCAACTGCAAAGACGGCTGGATTCGCGATAACGAAGGAAATTGCATCGACATCGACGAATGCAATCGCAAAAATTCGCCTTGCAAATCGAACCAGTTTTGTGTCAACAATGAAGGCTCCTTTTCGTGCCTCGAATGTGATCGCTCATGTGACGGTTGTCATGGCGATGGCCCAGATTTGTGTCTCAAATGTGCTGAAGGCTACGAGCTGAAAGACGGCTTGTGTACCGACTTGACAAGCGAACGTCGTAACACGTATGCGAATTACATGCGATATGTCACGTATGGAGGTCTCGCTGTCGCTACTTGCATCATCTTCCAAAATTCGCCATCAATTGCAGCTATTATTGGGTTGGCGGTTGCAGCTTATATCTCGTTTGCGGAATATTGGTTGGCTAAAACTGCGACAAATAAAAACGAACAATTACTGGAAATGTAA
- the LOC134831755 gene encoding uncharacterized protein LOC134831755, which yields MDKKKFSKRNMEWFSKAKIFIYCCVAAVLSLTSYLAAFSIEISWLLEAKGDLPTASYLLCAIYFVLFIASTILIHGLATRLPWGLLSWSTLIILISIPEFYLVVYMITQHWGLQSVHGLTELISYLIRLAINCLALVCVIPTALHWRSEKRVQKQLENLANRLQLTTPLPDANISAPMPGHVIQEKSGSLRSTSSRRSRNGSIRNLNGCNNLGFESQGEILSPGSTPDATLTSSSENEFNASIFGLNPSMYIGPPGGQPQQTPLSKKTQSLLDLRYLLTPKAFMSRTKDDQEQFILNNNDPNHNTISPTSTLNSRKMGKNNKKVTNTDQEPFYHTIIDTKKSKDPTKEKSLARNCVSLENLNAPAAFYRNDLNLYGHNLLQNYGMPWHYQQFMYPPPHYFHYFSPFAAAPPHVHQHPNPYFNPYISSNSRQSIGTSSTDDFRKYRDVAL from the exons AtggataagaaaaaatttagcaaGCGTAATATGGAATGGTTTTCAAAGGCgaagattttcatttattgCTGTGTAGCGGCTGTTTTATCGTTG aCTTCATATCTAGCAGCATTTTCGATTGAAATATCATGGCTTCTAGAGGCAAAAGGAGACTTACCGACAGCTTCGTATCTTTTATGTGCAATATACTTTGTGCTGTTCATAGCTTCCACGATTCTAATTCATGGCTTAGCAACA CGCCTTCCATGGGGTCTCCTTAGCTGGTCAACGCTCATCATCCTCATTTCCATCCCCGAATTTTATCTCGTTGTCTACATGATTACGCAACATTGGGGTCTCCAATCCGTTCATGGCCTCACCGAGTTAATTAGTTACCTGATTCGTCTTGCAATCAATTGTCTGGCTCTCGTTTGCGTGATTCCCACGGCGCTCCATTGGCGATCTGAGAAACGCGTCCAAAAGCAACTCGAGAATCTCGCAAATCGTCTTCAGTTGACGACACCTTTGCCCGATGCGAATATCTCGGCACCGATGCCGGGTCATGTAATTCAAGAGAAATCTGGCTCGCTGAGGAGTACAAGTAGTAGACGAAGTCGCAATGGATCGATTCGGAATTTGAATGGTTGCAATAATTTGGGCTTCGAATCGCAAGGGGAGATTTTGTCTCCGGGATCGACGCCAGATGCTACGTTAACTTCATCGTCTGAGAATGAATTTAACGCCAGCATCTTTGGGTTGAATCCTTCCATGTATATTGGACCTCCGGGGGGACAACCACAACAAACACCTTTAT ctaagAAAACGCAATCCCTCTTGGACTTACGTTACCTCTTAACGCCAAAAGCTTTCATGTCACGCACCAAAGACGACCAAGAGCAATTCATCCTTAACAACAATGATCCCAATCACAACACGATATCACCCACATCGACGTTAAACAGTCGCAAAATgggcaaaaataacaaaaaagtcaCCAACACAGACCAAGAACCTTTTTACCACACAATTATCGACacgaaaaaatccaaagacCCAACAAAAGAAAAGAGCTTGGCTCGAAATTGTGTCTCTTTGGAAAATCTCAATGCTCCGGCAGCGTTCTATCGCAACGACTTGAACTTGTACGGACATAATTTGCTGCAAAACTACGGAATGCCATGGCATTATCAGCAATTTATGTATCCGCCTCCGCATTATTTCCATTACTTTTCACCTTTTGCTGCGGCACCGCCTCACGTGCATCAACACCCGAATCCGTACTTTAATCCTTACATTAGCAGTAATAGCAGGCAGAGTATTGGCACGAGTTCGACAGATGATTTTAGGAAGTACAGAGATGTTGCCTTGTGA